One Bacillus sp. FJAT-52991 genomic region harbors:
- a CDS encoding CotY/CotZ family spore coat protein, with amino-acid sequence MGCKNNVGGSSRVGCVCEVVRAINDIQNENMNDDCLECKDCFTEPLGDLAGARRRHADTRVFTLTTTEGNPFFAFFGPIDESPHHHCDEVCVSIFFRVEDVFDNCCARLRVLVPLDEERDPVDITDDCCIDLKKVCKVQNFRATRSCITVDLNCFCAVQCIKDVNLNICD; translated from the coding sequence ATGGGCTGTAAAAATAATGTTGGTGGTTCTTCTCGAGTAGGTTGTGTGTGTGAAGTAGTTCGTGCCATTAACGATATTCAAAATGAGAACATGAATGACGATTGTTTAGAGTGTAAGGATTGTTTCACAGAACCGCTTGGTGACCTAGCAGGTGCTCGTCGCCGTCACGCTGACACTCGTGTATTCACATTAACAACGACAGAAGGAAATCCATTCTTTGCTTTCTTTGGACCAATTGATGAATCACCTCATCACCATTGCGATGAAGTGTGCGTCTCGATCTTCTTTCGTGTAGAAGACGTATTCGATAATTGCTGTGCTCGCCTTCGTGTATTAGTGCCACTGGATGAGGAGAGAGATCCAGTTGACATTACTGATGACTGCTGCATTGACTTGAAAAAAGTGTGTAAAGTACAAAATTTCCGTGCTACTCGTAGCTGTATAACAGTTGATTTAAACTGCTTCTGCGCTGTGCAATGTATTAAAGATGTAAATTTAAACATTTGTGATTAA
- a CDS encoding DUF1360 domain-containing protein, protein MNVLEMFILIFATFRLTRVIVFDEIAEKVRRPFFREVVEVTKNGEKEIFLVPKEKGVLGFFGRMLSCYWCTGFWVAVFCYVAYFLIPVIAEPLLLIFAIAGGAALIETVVQYLLRDNE, encoded by the coding sequence ATGAATGTATTGGAAATGTTTATTCTTATTTTCGCTACTTTTCGACTGACGAGAGTGATCGTATTTGATGAGATTGCAGAAAAAGTTAGGCGGCCATTTTTTAGGGAAGTGGTGGAGGTTACAAAAAATGGTGAAAAAGAAATATTTTTAGTACCGAAAGAGAAAGGAGTTCTTGGTTTTTTTGGCCGCATGCTCAGTTGTTATTGGTGTACAGGGTTTTGGGTAGCTGTTTTTTGTTATGTAGCCTACTTTTTAATTCCAGTTATTGCTGAACCGTTATTGTTGATTTTTGCAATCGCTGGTGGAGCAGCATTGATCGAAACGGTGGTTCAATATTTACTAAGGGATAACGAATAA